One segment of Carassius auratus strain Wakin chromosome 2, ASM336829v1, whole genome shotgun sequence DNA contains the following:
- the LOC113116840 gene encoding kinesin-like protein KIF1A isoform X4, with the protein MAGASVKVAVRVRPFNSREIGKESKCIIQMTGNTTTIMNPKLPKESKSFNFDYSYWSHTTPEDVNYACQKQVYKDIGEEMLLHAFEGYNVCIFAYGQTGAGKSYTMMGKQEKDQEGIIPLLCEDLFTKISDNNDNSMSYSVEVSYMEIYCERVRDLLNPKNKGNLRVREHPLMGPYVEDLSKLAVTSYSDIQDLMDSGNKARTVAATNMNETSSRSHAVFNIIFTQKRHDSETENTSEKVSKISLVDLAGSERADSTGAKGTRLKEGANINKSLTTLGKVISGLAEMDCAPNKNKKKKKVESFIPYRDSVLTWLLRENLGGNSRTAMVAALSPADINYDETLSTLRYADRAKQIRCNAVINEDPNNRLVRELKDEVARLKDLLYAQGLGDIIEMTNAMTGMSPSPSLSALSSRAGSISSLHDRIMFSPGSEEAIERLKETEKIIAELNETWEEKLRRTEAIRMEREALLAEMGVAMREDGGTVGVFSPKKTSHLVNLNEDPLMSECLLYYIKDGITKVGREDASSRQDIVLSGHFIEDEHCIFTSSTNASGEGTVVLEPCEGAETYVNGKRVTEPTVLRSGNRIIMGKSHVFRFNDPEQARLERERTPCADTPVEPVDWAFAQRELLEKQGIDMKQEMEQRLQELEDQYRKEREEASNLLEQQRLDYESKLEALQRQVNSRYYPETTEEEEEPEEEVPWTKRETELALWGFRKWRFYQFTSLRDLLWGNAIFLKEANAISVELKKKVQFQFVLLTDTLYSPLPPDLLPPSIAKDREKRQFPRTIVAVEVQDQKNGATHYWTLDKLRQRLDLMREMYDRAAEVPSNAVEDCEHMMSGGDPFYDRFPWFRLVGRTPILNTCMSKRMSDLTLSPTLSDPDSDITELADERHYGKVKVEEEELDDPDDEIFMEDPGSELGREEDGVGEDSPCVSDGKDPFYDRWPLFSLVGRAFVYLSNLLYPVPLVHRVAIVSEKGEVKGFLRVAVQAISADEEAPDYGSGVRQSGTAKISFEDQQFEKFHTESCTGGMSHTNTSQEELRIVEGEGQNSEMGLSADEVNNNTCEVSPDDPSSPLKDGLECSLDVTQEKSLQHLNIGSNFTFRVTVLQASSISAEYADIFCQFNFIHRHDEAFSTEPLKNTGRGPPLGFYHVQNITVEVTKSFVDYIKSQPIVFEVFGHYQKQPFLPLCKDLISSLRPTRRQFPRVMPLSKPVPATKLNTLTRSTAGPCHCKYDLMAFFEICELEANGDYIPAVVDHRGAMPCHGTFLLHQGIQRRITVTIAHETGNDIEWKEVKELVIGRIRNTPEADETIIDPNILSLNILSSSYIRPSYDDRVSLGIDHRTFYRFEAAWDSSMHNSLLLNRVTPYGEKIYITLSAYLEMENCTQPTVITKDFCMVFYSRDAKLPASRSIRNLFSTGAFRPSESNRVTGVYELSLCHLADIGSPGMQRRRRRVLDTSVAYVRGEENLAGWRPRSDSLILDHQWELEKLSLLQEVEKTRHYLLLREKLEASLLLGQDSFCGKDLMDSPKASSPAINPVVSLCLDSPNERQRDLAAKCVRLLMHTFNRQYSQVSSSLSESKLSEMSASLLGESSSSHLSTLTPSSTCPSLVDGHYCSPELRGAETNSGASSPDLDPFSPIERKPRSCTFIPNIQEIRVSPIVSKKGCLHFLEPHTSGWVKRYIVVRRPYVYLYRSERDCVERAIINLSSAQVEYSEDQQVMLRAPNTFAVRTEHRNILLQAANDKEMHDWLYAFNPLLAGTIRSKLSRRKSRQLRMRKCFSLAETIN; encoded by the exons CTTCAATTCACGAGAGATCGGAAAAGAGAGCAAGTGTATCATCCAAATGACAGGCAACACTACCA CAATTATGAACCCGAAACTGCCAAAGGAGAGCAAGAGCTTCAACTTTGACTATTCCTATTGGTCACACACAACG CCAGAAGATGTGAATTATGCATGCCAAAAGCAGGTTTATAAAGACATAGGGGAGGAAATGCTACTGCATGCTTTCGAGGGATATAACGTCTGCATCTTTGCCTATGGACAAACTGGGGCCGGAAAGTCATATACCATGATGGGCAAGCAAGAGAAAGACCAAGAGGGCATCATCCCACTG CTGTGTGAGGACCTGTTTACCAAGATCAGTGACAATAATGACAACAGCATGTCATACTCGGTTGAG gtcAGTTACATGGAGATCTACTGTGAGCGTGTGCGGGACCTTCTGAACCCAAAGAACAAAGGGAATCTGCGTGTGCGAGAGCATCCTCTGATGGGACCGTATGTGGAGGACCTATCAAAACTGGCCGTTACTTCCTACAGTGACATACAGGACCTGATGGACTCTGGAAACAAAGCAAG GACTGTGGCGGCCACCAACATGAATGAGACCAGCAGCCGCTCCCATGCTGTGTTCAACATCATCTTCACACAGAAACGACATGATAGTGAAACAGAAAACACGTCTGAAAAG GTCAGCAAAATCAGCTTGGTAGACTTGGCAGGGAGTGAGAGGGCTGATTCTACTGGAGCTAAAGGCACTAGACTCAAG GAGGGAGCCAATATCAACAAATCTTTGACAACACTAGGCAAAGTTATCTCGGGTCTGGCTGAGATG GACTGTGCACCAAACAAG aacaagaagaagaagaaagtggAGAGCTTTATTCCATACAGAGATTCAGTTCTGACATGGCTGCTGAGAGAAAACCTCG GAGGAAACTCGCGCACTGCTATGGTAGCAGCTCTAAGCCCTGCTGACATTAACTATGATGAGACCCTCAGCACGCTCAG GTATGCTGACCGAGCCAAGCAGATCCGCTGCAACGCCGTCATCAATGAAGACCCCAACAACCGCCTGGTGCGtgagctgaaggacgaggtggcaCGTCTGAAGGACCTGCTCTATGCTCAGGGTCTTGGAGACATCATTGAGA TGACCAATGCCATGACAGGGATGAGTCCCTCGCCCTCCCTCTCTGCCCTGTCCAGCCGAGCTGGCTCCATCAGCAGCCTGCATGACCGGATCATGTTCAGCCCAGGTAGCGAGGAAGCCATTGAGAGGCTGAAG GAAACTGAGAAGATAATCGCAGAACTCAATGAAACTTGGGAAGAGAAGCTTCGTCGCACCGAGGCAATTCGAATGGAAAG GGAGGCACTTTTGGCTGAAATGGGTGTGGCGATGAGGGAAGATGGAGGAACCGTTGGAGTCTTTTCACCAAAGAAG ACATCTCACCTGGTCAACCTCAATGAAGATCCACTGATGTCTGAATGCTTGTTGTACTACATTAAAGATGGAATCACAAA GGTCGGCCGGGAGGATGCCAGCAGTCGCCAGGATATTGTCTTGAGCGGCCACTTCATTGAAGACGAACACTGTATCTTTACAAGTAGCACAAATGCCTCAGGAGAGGGTACGGTGGTCCTGGAGCCCTGTGAGGGAGCAGAGACTTACGTTAATGGGAAGAGAGTGACAGAACCCACTGTTCTCAGATCAG gTAACCGTATCATTATGGGCAAGAGCCACGTGTTCCGCTTCAATGACCCTGAGCAAGCACGGCTAGAGAGGGAGAGAACCCCATGTGCAGACACACCTGTGGAGCCAGTGGACTGGGCCTTTGCCCAGAGAGAACTACTGGAAAAACAAGGCATTGATATGAAACAAGAGATGGAGCAAAG GTTACAGGAGCTAGAAGACCAGTACCGCAAGGAGAGAGAAGAAGCAAGCAACCTTCTGGAACAACAGAGACTA GACTATGAGAGTAAGCTGGAAGCTCTTCAGAGGCAGGTCAACTCAAGATATTACCCAGAAActacagaggaagaggaggaaccTGAAGAGGAAG TGCCGTGGACAAAGCGAGAGACAGAACTGGCCCTCTGGGGTTTCCGGAAATGGCGATTCTATCAGTTCACCTCTCTCAGAGACTTGCTCTGGGGAAATGCAATTTTCCTCAAGGAGGCTAATGCCATTAGTGTGGAGCTAAAGAAAAAG GTTCAATTTCAGTTTGTACTACTAACGGACACACTGTACTCCCCACTGCCCCCTGACCTCTTGCCCCCTAGCATAGCCAAAGATAGGGAGAAAAGGCAGTTCCCACGCACCATTGTGGCAGTAGAGGTTCAGGACCAGAAAAATGGTGCCACACACTACTGGACACTGGACAAACTCAG ACAAAGACTGGATCTGATGAGAGAAATGTATGACCGAGCAGCAGAGGTGCCCAGTAATGCAGTCGAGGACTGTGAACATATGATGTCCGGCGGTGACCCCTTCTATGACCGCTTTCCATGGTTCCGTCTGGTTGGTCG CACTCCCATTCTCAACACGTGCATGAGCAAGCGCATGAGTGACCTTACCCTCTCCCCCACCCTCTCCGACCCCGACTCTGACATAACCGAGCTCGCTGATGAGCGGCATTATGGGAAAGTcaaggtggaggaggaggagttgGATGACCCGGATGATGAGATCTTTATGGAGGACCCTGGCTCAGAGCTTGGGAGAGAGGAGGATGGTGTGGGGGAGGACTCCCCATGTGTCAGCGATGGCAAGGACCCCTTTTACGACCGCTGGCCTCTGTTCAGTTTAGTGGGAAG GGCATTTGTGTATCTGAGTAATCTGCTGTACCCTGTGCCATTAGTGCACCGTGTGGCCATTGTGAGTGAGAAAGGCGAGGTCAAGGGGTTCCTCCGTGTGGCAGTACAAGCCATATCAG CTGATGAAGAGGCTCCTGATTATGGCTCAGGTGTGAGACAATCAGGAACTGCCAAGATCTCATTTGAGGATCAACAGTTTGAAAAG TTCCACACAGAATCATGCACCGGTGGGATGTCTCACACAAATACATCTCAAGAGGAGCTGCGCATCGTAGAAGGAGAAGGACAAAACTCAGAGATGGGCCTCAGTGCTGATGAGGTCAACAACAACACCTGTGaag TCTCCCCTGATGATCCTAGCAGTCCTCTGAAGGATGGTCTGGAATGTTCTCTTGATGTGACTCAGGAAAAATCTCTCCAGCACTTGAATATCGGCAGCAACTTCACCTTCAGGGTCACAGTGCTTCAGGCCTCCAGCATCTCTGCTGAGTATGCAGATATCTTCTGCCAGTTCAA CTTTATTCACAGGCATGACGAGGCATTTTCCACTGAGCCATTAAAGAATACAGGCCGAGGGCCTCCACTGGGATTCTACCATGtacaaaat ATAACTGTGGAAGTCACCAAGTCTTTTGTGGATTACATCAAGAGTCAGCCAATCGTTTTTGAGGTGTTCGGCCACTACCAGAAACAGCCTTTCCTTCCTCTCTGCAAGGACTTAATCAG TTCCTTACGTCCAACAAGAAGGCAGTTCCCTAGAGTTATGCCTTTGTCAAAGCCAG TGCCTGCCACTAAACTAAACACGCTGACACGCTCCACTGCTGGCCCCTGTCACTGCAAATATGACCTTATGGCATTCTTTGAGATCTGTGAGCTGGAGGCCAACGGAGA CTACATCCCAGCTGTTGTTGATCACAGGGGTGCAATGCCCTGCCATGGTACATTCCTGTTGCACCAG GGCATCCAAAGGAGAATTACAGTGACTATTGCCCATGAAACCGGCAATGATATTGAGTGGAAGGAGGTTAAAGAGCTCGTCATAG gGCGTATCCGTAACACACCCGAAGCAGATGAGACTATCATCGACCCCAACATCCTATCCCTCAACATCCTGTCTTCAAGCTACATACGACCATCTTATGATGACAG AGTGTCATTGGGAATTGACCATAG GACATTTTACCGCTTTGAGGCCGCATGGGACAGCTCCATGCACAACTCCCTCCTGCTGAACCGTGTCACTCCATATGGAGAGAAAATTTACATCACTCTTTCTGCCTATCTTGAG ATGGAGAACTGCACTCAACCCACTGTCATCACTAAGGACTTTTGCATGGTGTTCTACTCCAGAGATGCTAAACTTCCTGCGTCTCGCTCCATTCGAAACCTTTTCAGCACTGGTGCCTTCAGGCCCTCTGAGAG TAACCGTGTGACTGGAGTGTATGAATTAAGCCTCTGCCATTTGGCTGACATTGGAAGTCCTG GTATGCAAAGGAGGCGCAGACGGGTGCTGGACACCTCAGTGGCGTATGTGCGCGGAGAGGAGAATCTTGCGGGTTGGAGGCCCCGCAGCGACAGCCTTATCCTGGACCACCAGTGGGAGCTGGAGAAACTTAGCCTCCTACAAGAG GTAGAGAAGACCAGGCATTACCTGCTGCTGAGAGAGAAGCTGGAAGCATCTCTACTTCTGGGACAGGACTCTTTCTGTGGCAAAGACCTGATGGATTCACCAAAGGCCTCCAGCCCCGCGATCAACCCAGTAGTCAGTCTGTGTCTGGACAGTCCCAACGAGAGGCAGAGGGACCTGGCTGCCAAG tgTGTGCGACTGCTCATGCACACCTTCAACAGGCAGTACAGCCAGGTGAGCAGCAGTCTCAGTGAGAGCAAG ctatcaGAGATGTCAGCATCACTTTTAGGAGAAAGTTCTTCTTCCCATCTGAGCACTTTGACACCCTCCTCCACCTGCCCATCACTTGTGGACGGACACTATTGCAGTCCAGAGCTCAG AGGCGCTGAAACAAACTCTGGTGCCTCTAGCCCTGATCTCGACCCCTTCAGCCCTATAGAGAGAAAACCCAGGAGCTGCACCTTCATCCCAAACATCCAGGAGATTCGCGTCAG CCCTATTGTGTCAAAGAAAGGCTGTCTACACTTTCTCGAGCCACACACCAGTGGCTGGGTGAAGCGTTACATTGTGGTGCGGCGGCCATATGTCTACCTGTACCGCAGTGAGAGAGACTGCGTGGAGAGAGCCATCATCAACCTGTCCTCTGCTCAAGTGGAGTACAGTGAAGATCAGCAGGTCATGCTGAGG GCTCCTAACACTTTTGCAGTGCGCACTGAACACCGCAACATTCTCCTCCAAGCAGCCAATGACAAAGAGATGCACGACTGGCTGTACGCATTCAACCCACTGCTGGCAGGAACTATCAG GTCTAAGCTTTCCAGACGAAAATCAAGACAGCTGAGGATGAGAAAGTGTTTTTCTCTGGCTGAAACCATAAACTGA